The genomic region ATAGGCGACGGGTGTGCCCGCCAGCGAATCAGGCCAGAATCGCGCCAATCCGAAAAGGAGCAGCCGCGCATACAGGACACCGCAGCCGGCACCTGCCAGCGCACCAATGAGACAGCCGGGGATAGACTCCAAAAGCAACCATGTACGAATCCTGCCCAGTGACCAGCCCGCCGCCAATAAGGTGCCCATTTCTCGGCTTCGTTGCTGTAAACCATGGGCATGGAGCATAAACAACAACAAAAGGGCTGCGCCAATCAAGAACATACTCAAGCCCGTGAATAACGCACCAAAATCCAAGGCATGGGCTACGGCTTGCAGCGCATCTTCATGAACCGATTGGAAGACAAGTCCGAGGGATGCGGGATCTACCTGCGATTGAAGTGCGGTGAGAAGAGTTTGGGGCTCAGCATCTGGCGCCACGATGCGCAGGGCGGTGACAGAACCATATAGATTGCCCCACCAGTTTCTTCCCGTGGTAAAGTTACAAAGTAATTTTGGGGTTTGACCATAGTCTTTCCAATAGATTTCGTTTTCTTCATCTGCAAGGAGTTCCTCTTCCAAGGGCAGTCCGATACTCCAGTCTTTGCAGCTGTTCACGTCGCTCAAGCCGGGAAAGATCGGGGCAAGCTCCCGTTCGACGGCAAGGGCATCCATAGGCAGAATACGATGAATCTGCGCTTCAGCATGATGCTCTTCATAGGCACCGGAGGGCAGCGGCGAATACCATGATAACGATATGGAGTCGCCCTCTTTGGCGTTGAGTTTATGGGCAAGCCATTGATTCAGCCATACTGTATTATCGGGCGTATCCTCCGGTACAGGACCTGCCGTTACGAAAGAATAAGGAACGGACTTTTCGCCTAGGTCAATGTGATTCACCAAGTAGGTTAAGATCGGCTGAACGGTTCCTTCTGTTAAAGCACTTTGCACGATAGGATCTTCAATAAAAAGCCGTTCGGATTCAAGTTGGCTGAGCCCTGAAGATAAGGTATGAATTCTAAATCCGAGTTGTTCGGGATGCCAAGCAGCGGCCAGTGATCGCCGAAGAAATTCTGCTGTTAGGGTCGTGCTGCAGAGGAGTAAATTCGCTTTGTCGGTTAATCCCGTAAGTATACCCAACTGTTCGCGATTCACGAAGATATTAAAGGGCATAGACTGTTCCGCAGAGAGGGAAAAGCGTCCTCCCTGACGGTCTGTCACGATACCTGCAACACGCAAACGGATCGGGATGGAATCGCGCTTTTTCCCTGATGCGAGCGGTGCTTCCGCCGGGATCAGTGTCGGTTTGGGAATACGCAGAATGACACTGTCGCCCACAGTCAAAGCCAAGCGTTGTGCCGCCGCTTTATTGAGTAGCGCTTCTTGCGGTCCCGGCGCGGGAAGAGCATCCTCCGACGCAGCCAAGGGATTGAAGTTTTCGTCAATGCCGTATAGATGGATCTTGTTGATACGATTCACGGGAAGGTCGGAGTCGGGCGGAGATTCCGCAAGGGCTTGCAGGTGAAGCGCCGAGGCAAAAGCCGCGTCTTGGCCAATGGCCGCCTTCTCCGCCACATAAGAATCCAGTGCAGCTTCAAGGGCAAGATCGAAATAACGATTGTTCCAGTCGAGGGCATGGGTAACATGACCGAGTCGAAGGGTGGCAATATCGCATAAGGTCGCATCCACGGAATAACCGACAATGCGCGCGCCTGTAAAGACAGCACAGGCGATGAGTGCGCCTAATACCAAGCCAAGATGAAGGCGTCGATGATAGTGAATGCCTCGGAGTGCAAAACGAAAGAGGCTTAGCATGCTATTCCTCCCGCGTTAATTGTCCACGGTTAAGTGTGTAGATGCTGCCAAAGCGGCGCGCAATGGATTGGGCATGGGTAACGATGATGACCGCCATATTCTGTTCATCGCGCAAGCTCAACAAAAGGGCTGCCAAGTCTTCCGCCGCTTCCTCGTTGAGTGCGCCCGTTGGTTCATCAGCCAACAACAAAGCGGGGTTATTGATGACGGCACGCGCCACCGCAGTACGCTGACATTCACCGCCAGACAATTCACCCGGCCGGTGATGGGCGCGGGGCAGCAATCCTAGTTTATCCAATAAGGCGCGGGCTCTGTCGTGGGCTTGTTCCTGTGCTTCCCGATCCTGTGTGAGTACGGGAATTAAAATATTTTCCATGACAGTGCATTGAGGGAGCAGATGATGTTGCTGGAACACAAAGCCGAGCTCTTGATTCCGCAGCTGCGCCAATTCTTTTACATTCAGAGTAGACAGATCTTGTCCTGAAATGTGCACCGAACCTGCGTCAGGCTGATCTAATGCGCCGATAAGGTTGAGCAAGGTGCTTTTGCCGCAGCCGGAAGGCCCGATGATAGCGGCTGACTGTCCGGCATCCAAGGAGAAGTTGATACCCTTTAAAACGCGCAAGGGGGCAGGGACAGCCGGATAGGTTTTTACAAGCTCCCGGATTTCAAGCAAGGCAGTCTTCACGATACAGCTTCCTTTTCTTCCGTCGAAGCGGCAACGAAGGCAGTCACCGTTCCATCTTCGCAGCCCACGACAATCATATTTCCGGCAATGGCAGGGCCGCTGAGATATCCCGCCAATTGGCTTTCCCAAAGACGGGTTCCGTCCTCGAGTGCAAGCAAAAACAAGCTGTCGTCAGAAACGATAACAACTTTGTCGTCCACAATTACCGGCGACCCTGTTTCCCCGCCCAGCACATGCTGCCACACCCTTTCGCCCGTGTCTTGCTTGAGCCCATGCAGTACACCATCCAAAGCGCTGATTAAAAGAAGATCCCCTTGGAGGGCGGGCGTTGAGAACACTTCCGTTTTACTAACGCTATGAATCCAGTCCATCACGCCTTCTTGTAGATTCGCGCGCATCACCCGTCCGTCTCGGCATCCCGCATAAACAAATTCCCCTTGAATGGCGACACCGCCCGCCACTTGCCCGCCGCCCTCTTCGATTTTAATATCATGGAGATAGCTGCCATCTTTCACCGCTACCACGTGCAAGGCAGAAGCACAACTACCGAAAACCACCTTATCCCCACTTACGGAAGGGGAGCCATCGGCACGATCTTTTCCTTTGGAGCGCCAGCGCAGCGTTCCTGTATCGCTCTCCATACACAGCAGATCGCCGGAACCTTGTTCCAATACAAAGACACTTTGGCTTGCTTCGTGATAATTAATGGTGCCGTGGGCGTATCCATCCAGATCTGTGCGCCAGCGCAGATCACCGCTTTCTACATCTAAGGCGGTCAATTGACCATCATCGGTTGCAACAAAGAGCATGCTTGCGAAACAGGCAATGGGCGCCTCCGTGTAAAGAGACTGGGATGACGTATCATCATGAGATTGGAGAACACGATCCCAGAGGATTTCGCCTTCAAGGCTCAGTGCGACTACACGAGCACGAGGCGTGACAACAAAAATACGATCATCCACAGCGACCGGAGCTTCTTCCACGGGATCACCCAGCAAGATTTGCCAAGAGCGCTCTAAGACAGAAGAGAAATGCGTATCCACAGTTCCGGTAAGTGCAGTATCTCCATGATAAGTGTTCCATTCCGTCTTAGCAGATACAGCCTCTTCTTGATTCGTTTGGGGTGGGGCAGGCTGTTTGGGAACAGCGCTCCTGATAGTTTCAACAAGTTCGGGTGAGTCGGGGGCTTCTTTTCTCTTGGTCGATTCCGGCCAAAAAAGAAAAAGGGCCGCCACGATACAAGTAATGCCCAAGAGGACGAAGGCGATTTGTTTCA from Candidatus Hydrogenedentota bacterium harbors:
- a CDS encoding FtsX-like permease family protein, which translates into the protein MLSLFRFALRGIHYHRRLHLGLVLGALIACAVFTGARIVGYSVDATLCDIATLRLGHVTHALDWNNRYFDLALEAALDSYVAEKAAIGQDAAFASALHLQALAESPPDSDLPVNRINKIHLYGIDENFNPLAASEDALPAPGPQEALLNKAAAQRLALTVGDSVILRIPKPTLIPAEAPLASGKKRDSIPIRLRVAGIVTDRQGGRFSLSAEQSMPFNIFVNREQLGILTGLTDKANLLLCSTTLTAEFLRRSLAAAWHPEQLGFRIHTLSSGLSQLESERLFIEDPIVQSALTEGTVQPILTYLVNHIDLGEKSVPYSFVTAGPVPEDTPDNTVWLNQWLAHKLNAKEGDSISLSWYSPLPSGAYEEHHAEAQIHRILPMDALAVERELAPIFPGLSDVNSCKDWSIGLPLEEELLADEENEIYWKDYGQTPKLLCNFTTGRNWWGNLYGSVTALRIVAPDAEPQTLLTALQSQVDPASLGLVFQSVHEDALQAVAHALDFGALFTGLSMFLIGAALLLLFMLHAHGLQQRSREMGTLLAAGWSLGRIRTWLLLESIPGCLIGALAGAGCGVLYARLLLFGLARFWPDSLAGTPVAYHSAPYTVLVQGVLISVLIIVILFLVGSLRAARRPIRELLQRDFSGIAGSSKTVDRGFFICGGIAFFAAAVAWGIAFSGTAIDLTPAFFISGMGLLIAILCAYGLFLGYWARRTTTKHFSSTRLLFRQLARRRSRSLGMATIIGSGFFMIQSVVSMQVAMTQNPERHDSGAGGFTVFAATTVPVTAKELGAAGLSPEQTVALREKDGDDAGCLNLNQAQQPRIYGVDPNAFIDRDAFTSAGEGRALWSLLDQDLEPGVYPALVGDADTALWGLQAVTDPQTGSEYVYRDSRGEDFRLRTVGKLPMRLSLFQGSLLLSEKNFVHLFPDENGYRTFLVESTQAEEKVSLLNRDPKKLGMEATLSMDRLAFFYAVERAYLAMFLVLGGLGMMLGAGGAAVMIIRNLTERRSEFALFLAMGFTPATIRRAAIIENMLLASTGLFIGSLASSLATIPLLWNSKQNANFTALAFVLTLILLSYLFSSYFVTVILLKRIPLSALRKE
- a CDS encoding ABC transporter ATP-binding protein, giving the protein MLEIRELVKTYPAVPAPLRVLKGINFSLDAGQSAAIIGPSGCGKSTLLNLIGALDQPDAGSVHISGQDLSTLNVKELAQLRNQELGFVFQQHHLLPQCTVMENILIPVLTQDREAQEQAHDRARALLDKLGLLPRAHHRPGELSGGECQRTAVARAVINNPALLLADEPTGALNEEAAEDLAALLLSLRDEQNMAVIIVTHAQSIARRFGSIYTLNRGQLTREE
- a CDS encoding PQQ-binding-like beta-propeller repeat protein — its product is MNAHIKVKLKQIAFVLLGITCIVAALFLFWPESTKRKEAPDSPELVETIRSAVPKQPAPPQTNQEEAVSAKTEWNTYHGDTALTGTVDTHFSSVLERSWQILLGDPVEEAPVAVDDRIFVVTPRARVVALSLEGEILWDRVLQSHDDTSSQSLYTEAPIACFASMLFVATDDGQLTALDVESGDLRWRTDLDGYAHGTINYHEASQSVFVLEQGSGDLLCMESDTGTLRWRSKGKDRADGSPSVSGDKVVFGSCASALHVVAVKDGSYLHDIKIEEGGGQVAGGVAIQGEFVYAGCRDGRVMRANLQEGVMDWIHSVSKTEVFSTPALQGDLLLISALDGVLHGLKQDTGERVWQHVLGGETGSPVIVDDKVVIVSDDSLFLLALEDGTRLWESQLAGYLSGPAIAGNMIVVGCEDGTVTAFVAASTEEKEAVS